One Clavibacter zhangzhiyongii genomic region harbors:
- a CDS encoding serine/threonine-protein kinase: MRPTSGLTFGGRYQLGDRIAIGGMGEVWEATDLVIGRKVAIKILKDEYLGDPGFLERFRAEARHAALVNHEGIANVFDYGEEDGSAFLVMELVPGEALSTILERERVLSTDKVLDIIAQTALALHAAHQAGLVHRDIKPGNLLITPDGRVKITDFGIARIADQVPLTATGQVMGTVQYLSPEQASGHPASPSTDVYSMGIVAYECLAGRRPFTGESQVAIAMAQINEQPPELPVTVAEPVRNLVMSCIAKKPADRPQSAAHLARAAQALRRGDVATATIAVAAVAGAAALADPAATQATQLMPSGRRAADTGATTVLASAPRAGAPVPLVFDDDEDDEEPEQPRARKRAIWIFVVVAVLVIAAIVAGVLAATQRRDDADPAPAPTETTASPTPTSTPTPTPTPTPTASTVEVNRDDYLGRDQKTVSSELTALGLKVTVVTGGAAPSGEEEGRVTAITPTGSVAKGATIQITAFGAPTLPTAAPGTPTVTPSSVRAGQAVDISWPAYSCPAGQTLNGYQIQTDSVSSGATGTWGGSTNPTNAQTTSGEITAGSSPGKFTVKYLAICGTNESPYSSTVTVTVEAAPGGSGTGGGTGGGTGGGTGGGNGGGTGGGGEGGTTGMAPSPAPGRADERSLVSSTHRTP, from the coding sequence ATGAGACCCACGAGCGGACTGACCTTCGGAGGGCGTTACCAGCTGGGCGATCGCATCGCCATCGGCGGCATGGGCGAGGTGTGGGAGGCGACCGACCTCGTCATCGGACGCAAGGTCGCCATCAAGATCCTCAAGGACGAGTACCTCGGCGACCCCGGGTTCCTCGAGCGCTTCCGCGCCGAGGCTCGGCACGCCGCGCTCGTCAACCACGAGGGCATCGCCAACGTCTTCGACTACGGCGAGGAGGACGGCAGCGCCTTCCTCGTGATGGAGCTGGTGCCGGGCGAGGCGCTCTCCACCATCCTCGAGCGGGAGCGCGTGCTCTCCACCGACAAGGTGCTCGACATCATCGCCCAGACCGCGCTGGCGCTCCACGCCGCGCACCAGGCGGGTCTCGTCCACCGCGACATCAAGCCGGGCAACCTGCTCATCACGCCCGACGGCCGGGTGAAGATCACCGACTTCGGCATCGCCCGGATCGCCGACCAGGTGCCGCTCACCGCCACCGGCCAGGTCATGGGCACGGTCCAGTACCTGTCGCCCGAGCAGGCCAGCGGCCACCCCGCGTCGCCCTCCACCGACGTCTACTCGATGGGCATCGTCGCGTACGAGTGCCTGGCCGGCCGCCGCCCCTTCACGGGCGAGTCGCAGGTCGCCATCGCGATGGCTCAGATCAACGAGCAGCCGCCCGAGCTCCCGGTCACGGTCGCCGAGCCGGTGCGCAACCTCGTCATGTCGTGCATCGCCAAGAAGCCGGCCGACCGCCCGCAGAGCGCCGCGCACCTCGCGCGCGCCGCGCAGGCGCTCCGTCGCGGCGACGTCGCCACCGCGACCATCGCCGTCGCGGCCGTCGCGGGCGCCGCGGCGCTGGCCGACCCGGCCGCCACCCAGGCCACGCAGCTCATGCCCTCCGGCCGTCGCGCCGCGGACACGGGGGCCACGACGGTCCTGGCCTCCGCACCCCGCGCGGGCGCGCCCGTCCCCCTCGTCTTCGACGACGACGAGGACGACGAGGAGCCCGAGCAGCCGCGCGCCCGCAAGCGCGCCATCTGGATCTTCGTCGTCGTCGCCGTCCTCGTCATCGCGGCCATCGTCGCCGGTGTGCTCGCCGCCACCCAGAGGCGGGACGATGCGGACCCGGCTCCGGCTCCGACCGAGACCACCGCGTCCCCCACGCCCACCTCCACGCCGACGCCGACGCCCACCCCGACCCCCACGGCCAGCACCGTCGAGGTCAACCGCGACGACTACCTCGGCCGCGACCAGAAGACCGTCTCGTCCGAGCTCACCGCGCTCGGCCTCAAGGTCACCGTGGTCACCGGCGGCGCCGCGCCGTCCGGCGAGGAGGAGGGCCGCGTCACCGCGATCACGCCCACCGGCAGCGTCGCCAAGGGCGCCACCATCCAGATCACCGCGTTCGGCGCGCCCACGCTCCCCACCGCCGCTCCCGGCACGCCCACGGTCACCCCGTCCTCCGTGCGCGCCGGCCAGGCCGTGGACATCTCCTGGCCCGCCTACTCGTGCCCGGCCGGGCAGACCCTCAACGGGTACCAGATCCAGACGGACTCGGTCTCCAGCGGCGCGACGGGCACGTGGGGCGGCAGCACCAACCCCACCAACGCGCAGACGACCTCGGGTGAGATCACCGCGGGCTCGAGCCCCGGCAAGTTCACGGTGAAGTACCTCGCCATCTGCGGCACCAACGAGTCGCCGTACAGCAGCACGGTGACCGTCACGGTCGAGGCCGCGCCCGGTGGATCCGGCACCGGAGGAGGCACGGGCGGCGGCACCGGAGGAGGCACGGGCGGCGGGAACGGCGGCGGCACGGGCGGCGGCGGCGAGGGCGGCACGACCGGCATGGCGCCGTCCCCCGCACCCGGTCGCGCGGACGAGCGCTCGCTCGTCTCCAGCACGCACCGCACGCCCTGA
- a CDS encoding peptidoglycan D,D-transpeptidase FtsI family protein has protein sequence MNRELKRVSVFVLAMFVALFVAASIIQVVAAPTLQADPRNSRTIIASYSAERGSILVDGTPIASSVPVDDRYKFLRTYAQPDLYSAVTGYYTLGQGSTGLESSMNDVLSGTSGTQFFDSLTRTFTGQDPKGASVELTIDPEVQQAAYDALGSLQGSVVAIQPKTGRILAMVSKPGYDPNVLASHDRAAVKQSYASLLADPSDPLIDRAVDSLNPPGSTFKLITAAAAIESGQYTPDSLLPNPATFTLPGTGTVITNAGEGACGSEPEVSIATALRLSCNIPFAQLGIALGSERIAEMAEAFGYGKSIDVPMASAKSVFSPDLDDAQTAQSAFGQLDVRATPLQTAMVTAGIANGGEVMKPSVVDSVLNPDLSELSGFTPTRFADPISKETADTMTRMMIDDVQTGVASNARISGVDVAGKTGTAQNGADDPYTLWFTGFAPASSPEVAVAVLVEDGGGRGRSGSGNTLAAPVAKKVIEAVLDR, from the coding sequence GTGAACCGCGAGCTGAAGCGCGTCTCCGTGTTCGTCCTGGCCATGTTCGTGGCCCTGTTCGTCGCGGCGTCGATCATCCAGGTGGTCGCGGCGCCCACGCTCCAGGCGGATCCGCGCAACAGCCGCACCATCATCGCCAGCTACTCCGCGGAGCGCGGCTCGATCCTCGTCGACGGCACGCCCATCGCCTCCTCCGTGCCGGTGGACGACCGCTACAAGTTCCTCCGCACGTACGCCCAGCCCGACCTCTACAGCGCGGTCACCGGCTACTACACGCTCGGCCAGGGATCCACGGGTCTCGAGTCCTCCATGAACGACGTGCTGAGCGGCACGAGCGGCACGCAGTTCTTCGACAGCCTCACCCGCACCTTCACCGGACAGGACCCGAAGGGCGCGTCGGTCGAGCTCACGATCGACCCGGAGGTGCAGCAGGCCGCGTACGACGCGCTCGGGTCGCTGCAGGGCTCCGTCGTGGCGATCCAGCCGAAGACGGGCCGGATCCTCGCCATGGTGTCCAAGCCTGGCTACGACCCCAACGTGCTCGCCTCGCACGACCGCGCCGCCGTGAAGCAGAGCTACGCCTCGCTCCTCGCCGACCCGTCGGACCCGCTCATCGACCGGGCGGTCGACAGCCTCAACCCGCCCGGATCCACCTTCAAGCTCATCACCGCCGCCGCGGCCATCGAGTCCGGCCAGTACACGCCCGACTCCCTCCTCCCCAACCCGGCGACCTTCACGCTCCCGGGCACGGGCACCGTCATCACGAACGCGGGCGAGGGCGCGTGCGGCTCCGAGCCCGAGGTCAGCATCGCGACGGCCCTCCGTCTCAGCTGCAACATCCCGTTCGCGCAGCTCGGCATCGCGCTGGGCTCCGAGCGGATCGCAGAGATGGCGGAGGCGTTCGGCTACGGCAAGTCCATCGACGTCCCCATGGCCAGCGCGAAGAGCGTCTTCTCCCCCGACCTCGACGACGCGCAGACCGCGCAGTCCGCCTTCGGTCAGCTGGACGTCCGCGCCACGCCGCTGCAGACCGCCATGGTCACGGCCGGGATCGCGAACGGAGGCGAGGTGATGAAGCCCAGCGTCGTCGACAGCGTCCTCAACCCCGACCTCAGCGAGCTCTCCGGCTTCACCCCCACCCGCTTCGCCGACCCGATCTCGAAGGAGACCGCCGACACCATGACCCGGATGATGATCGACGACGTCCAGACCGGCGTCGCCTCGAATGCGAGAATCAGTGGCGTCGACGTGGCGGGGAAGACCGGCACCGCCCAGAACGGCGCCGACGACCCGTACACGCTCTGGTTCACCGGCTTCGCGCCGGCGTCATCACCGGAGGTGGCGGTCGCGGTCCTGGTCGAGGACGGCGGCGGACGAGGACGATCGGGCTCGGGGAACACCCTCGCCGCCCCCGTGGCGAAGAAAGTGATTGAGGCGGTGCTGGACAGATGA